A section of the Hyalangium minutum genome encodes:
- a CDS encoding OPT/YSL family transporter has protein sequence MTVPSRSLEPVALGGASEQTLVPPPAQETLGTGREFTPRALATGCLIGAVLTVSNLYMGLKTGLWESGSIMSAVLGFSGLAALGRRWGGAPGPLETNLSQSTSSATGAVPAAAGLLGTVPALALMGVTVPAWSLVAWGASLGLLGVMASHLLRRRLLVDEALPFPTGAATAEVITAMHREGAMRQPGRAKALMGAGLCSMALTWARDALKWVPDVTAFPGRLAGLPAATFTWGFGWMPLALGVGILAGLPMGLSMLLGAVLAFGVLAPPLVSSGVVAESGGYEALSIWLVWPGVGLMVGGALVSLASQARSLFRVVKDLRALGSGDVRSLRWLLVAALGACGVVLALGVGVFGLSLLQALVMLALVVPLCAVCARGAGQVDVAPVGSMGQAAQIASGTFFPGPSAVNVAAGGVVAGAVAHTGVGLWSLKAGHLLGAAPQRQLLAQLLGVLVGSVVAVPAYLLLVQTHGLASKALAAPSAQPIRVVAELFTRGGSGLPPYALLAAGIGFGLGVVLALAARGRLERFLPSPVAMGIGFILPAFVAVTIALGGLLAAVARRVRPQWTEQYLPAVGAGTITGESLMGLAIAALTWFGVLGH, from the coding sequence ATGACGGTCCCCTCGAGGTCCCTGGAGCCGGTGGCTCTTGGAGGCGCTTCCGAGCAGACGCTCGTGCCCCCTCCGGCACAGGAGACACTGGGCACAGGCCGGGAGTTCACTCCGCGTGCGCTGGCCACCGGGTGCCTCATCGGAGCCGTGCTGACTGTCTCCAACCTCTACATGGGGTTGAAGACGGGGCTCTGGGAGAGCGGCTCCATCATGTCGGCGGTGCTGGGCTTCAGCGGCCTGGCGGCGTTGGGGCGGCGGTGGGGTGGGGCGCCGGGGCCGCTGGAGACGAACCTCTCGCAGTCGACCTCGAGCGCCACGGGTGCGGTGCCCGCCGCGGCAGGGCTGTTGGGCACGGTGCCGGCGCTGGCGCTGATGGGAGTGACCGTGCCCGCGTGGAGCCTGGTGGCCTGGGGCGCGTCGCTGGGGCTGCTCGGGGTGATGGCCTCGCACCTGCTGCGCAGGCGGCTGCTGGTGGACGAGGCGCTGCCATTCCCCACGGGCGCAGCCACCGCCGAAGTGATTACCGCCATGCACAGGGAAGGGGCCATGCGGCAGCCGGGGCGGGCCAAGGCGCTGATGGGCGCGGGGCTGTGCTCCATGGCGCTGACCTGGGCGAGGGATGCGCTCAAATGGGTGCCCGACGTGACGGCGTTTCCGGGGCGGCTGGCGGGGTTGCCCGCGGCCACCTTCACCTGGGGCTTCGGCTGGATGCCGCTGGCGCTGGGGGTTGGGATTCTGGCGGGGCTGCCCATGGGGCTGAGCATGCTGCTGGGCGCCGTGCTGGCCTTTGGTGTGCTGGCGCCCCCGCTCGTGAGCTCGGGGGTGGTCGCGGAGAGTGGCGGCTATGAGGCGCTCTCCATTTGGCTCGTCTGGCCTGGCGTCGGGTTGATGGTGGGCGGGGCGCTCGTCTCGCTCGCGTCGCAGGCGCGCTCGCTCTTCAGGGTGGTGAAGGATCTGCGCGCGCTGGGGAGCGGGGATGTGCGCTCCCTCCGCTGGCTCCTGGTGGCGGCGCTGGGGGCGTGTGGCGTGGTGCTCGCCCTGGGCGTGGGAGTGTTTGGGCTGTCCCTGCTCCAGGCGCTGGTGATGCTGGCGCTCGTGGTGCCACTGTGCGCGGTGTGCGCGCGCGGGGCGGGGCAGGTGGATGTGGCTCCGGTGGGTTCCATGGGCCAGGCCGCGCAGATTGCCTCGGGCACCTTCTTCCCAGGGCCGAGCGCGGTCAATGTCGCCGCGGGCGGCGTGGTGGCGGGAGCGGTGGCGCACACGGGCGTGGGCCTCTGGTCTCTCAAGGCTGGACACCTGCTGGGTGCCGCGCCCCAGCGCCAGCTCCTCGCACAGTTGCTGGGTGTGCTCGTGGGGTCCGTGGTGGCTGTGCCTGCGTATCTGCTGCTGGTGCAGACCCATGGGCTCGCGAGCAAGGCACTGGCCGCACCCTCGGCGCAGCCGATCCGCGTGGTGGCGGAGCTCTTTACGCGGGGGGGCTCGGGGCTGCCGCCGTATGCGCTCCTGGCAGCGGGGATTGGCTTCGGACTGGGCGTCGTGCTGGCGCTGGCCGCGCGCGGGAGGCTGGAGCGCTTCCTGCCGTCACCGGTGGCCATGGGCATTGGCTTCATTCTGCCCGCGTTCGTCGCGGTGACGATCGCCCTGGGCGGGCTGCTGGCCGCGGTGGCGCGCCGCGTCCGGCCTCAGTGGACCGAGCAGTACCTCCCTGCGGTGGGAGCGGGCACCATCACCGGTGAGTCCCTGATGGGGCTGGCCATCGCGGCGCTCACGTGGTTCGGGGTTCTGGGGCACTAG
- a CDS encoding PAS domain S-box protein, producing the protein MTMLDDVTTHAGMPLMASSSSPGACLILISTALPGLIGKAFPLAPGEHVVGRGSEASIRIDDHGVSRRHARVVRTSEGACFVTDLKSTNGTYLNGVSVSSAELREGDRLQIGTGTVFRFSIRGQLEPREEQLRQALSAARVGIWDWNASSGVVTWSEHVDRMLGLHVGKLSGRPMELREVVHPEDLERVKAALASALEQKTHVELEYRIEPAGSGFRWISCKGDVLTDLAGAPARITGTVMDITARKQAEQELRRHALIFESFYDGVVITDLSGRIVDLNPSAERMFGRVKSETLGLTLFSVLHPGETDALTAKIFSTLEQMGRWTGEVEFQRRDGTSCTCESVAVPLRDSEGLAIACILVHRDITERKHLQARLVMADRLASVGTLGAGVAHEINNPLAYMLVNLHLIRSGLERLEALSPPGTIEPLQQLAQETTEGAERIAAIVKDLKTFARGEADARLGAVDVRRAVELACKMADNMLRHRARLMLDFESAPPVEANESRLCQVFLNLLLNAAQAIPEGEPPERHEIAVRIRTKEPGQVVVEVRDTGAGMTSEVLSRVFDPFFTTKPVGEGTGLGLSICHGIIESMGGTISVESTPGKGSTFRVVLRAMEVEEDIPTRVDLRTLGAVSAAPRARVLVVDDEPNVTSALRRALGSDHDVSTANSARDALQLLTRDRGFDIILCDLMMPGMTGMDLYAELDKEAPEVATRVVFMTGGAFTPRAVTFLQGVPNPKIGKPLNLEELRVLVSRRAAGAQR; encoded by the coding sequence ATGACGATGCTGGATGATGTGACCACCCATGCGGGGATGCCGCTCATGGCCTCCTCGTCCTCTCCTGGAGCGTGCCTGATTCTGATCAGCACGGCGCTGCCAGGCTTGATTGGCAAGGCCTTCCCGCTGGCGCCGGGCGAGCACGTGGTGGGCCGCGGCTCCGAGGCCAGCATCCGCATTGATGACCATGGGGTGTCCCGGCGGCACGCGCGCGTGGTCCGTACGTCCGAGGGCGCGTGCTTCGTCACGGACCTGAAGTCCACCAACGGCACGTACCTCAACGGGGTGTCCGTCTCCTCGGCGGAGCTGCGCGAGGGGGACCGGCTGCAGATTGGCACCGGCACCGTGTTCCGCTTCTCCATCCGTGGGCAGCTCGAGCCCCGCGAGGAGCAGCTTCGCCAGGCGCTGTCCGCCGCGCGTGTGGGCATCTGGGACTGGAACGCCTCCTCCGGCGTGGTGACGTGGTCCGAGCACGTGGACCGCATGCTGGGCCTGCACGTGGGCAAGCTCTCCGGCCGCCCCATGGAGCTGCGCGAGGTGGTGCACCCGGAGGACCTGGAGCGCGTGAAGGCGGCGCTGGCCTCGGCGCTGGAGCAGAAGACGCACGTGGAGCTGGAGTACCGCATCGAGCCCGCGGGCAGCGGCTTCCGGTGGATCTCCTGCAAAGGAGACGTGCTGACGGACCTGGCTGGCGCTCCCGCGCGCATCACGGGCACGGTGATGGATATTACGGCGCGCAAGCAGGCCGAGCAGGAGCTGCGCCGCCACGCGCTCATCTTCGAGAGCTTCTATGACGGGGTGGTCATCACCGACTTGTCCGGCCGGATTGTGGACTTGAACCCGAGCGCGGAGCGGATGTTCGGCCGCGTCAAGTCGGAGACGCTGGGACTGACGCTCTTCTCGGTGCTGCACCCGGGGGAGACGGACGCGCTCACGGCGAAGATTTTCTCCACGCTGGAGCAGATGGGCCGCTGGACGGGCGAGGTGGAGTTCCAGCGCCGCGACGGCACCAGCTGCACCTGCGAGTCCGTGGCGGTACCGCTGCGGGACTCGGAGGGGCTCGCCATCGCCTGCATCCTGGTCCACCGGGACATTACGGAGCGCAAGCACCTGCAGGCGCGCCTGGTGATGGCGGACCGGCTCGCGTCCGTGGGCACGCTGGGCGCGGGCGTGGCGCATGAAATCAACAACCCGCTGGCCTACATGCTCGTCAACCTGCACCTCATCCGCTCGGGGCTGGAGCGGCTGGAGGCGCTGTCGCCGCCAGGCACCATCGAGCCGCTGCAACAGCTGGCCCAGGAGACGACCGAGGGCGCCGAGCGGATTGCCGCCATCGTGAAGGACCTGAAGACGTTCGCGCGCGGCGAGGCGGATGCACGGCTGGGCGCGGTGGACGTGCGGCGCGCGGTGGAGCTGGCGTGCAAGATGGCGGACAACATGCTGCGCCACCGCGCGCGGCTGATGCTGGACTTCGAGTCGGCGCCGCCCGTGGAGGCCAACGAGTCCCGGCTGTGCCAGGTGTTCCTCAACCTGCTGTTGAACGCGGCGCAGGCCATCCCCGAGGGCGAGCCGCCGGAGCGCCATGAGATTGCCGTGCGCATCCGCACGAAGGAGCCCGGGCAGGTGGTGGTGGAGGTGCGGGACACGGGCGCGGGCATGACGTCCGAGGTGCTCTCGCGCGTGTTTGATCCGTTCTTCACGACGAAGCCGGTGGGCGAGGGCACGGGCCTGGGGCTCTCCATCTGCCACGGCATCATCGAGTCGATGGGCGGCACCATCTCCGTGGAGAGCACGCCGGGCAAGGGCAGCACCTTCCGCGTCGTGCTGCGCGCCATGGAGGTGGAGGAGGACATCCCCACGCGCGTCGACTTGCGGACCCTCGGCGCGGTGTCGGCCGCGCCGCGCGCACGGGTGCTCGTGGTGGATGACGAGCCGAACGTGACATCCGCGCTGCGGCGCGCCCTGGGCTCCGACCACGACGTGTCCACCGCCAACAGCGCCCGCGATGCGCTGCAGCTGCTGACGCGGGACCGTGGGTTCGACATCATCCTGTGTGACTTGATGATGCCGGGGATGACGGGCATGGACCTGTACGCGGAGCTGGACAAGGAAGCGCCCGAGGTGGCCACACGGGTGGTCTTCATGACGGGCGGTGCGTTCACTCCCCGCGCCGTCACCTTCCTTCAGGGCGTGCCGAACCCCAAGATTGGCAAGCCCTTGAACCTGGAGGAGCTGAGGGTGCTCGTCAGCCGGCGCGCCGCCGGGGCCCAGCGATGA
- a CDS encoding serine/threonine-protein kinase PknK: MCPQGGPGLNAPAPLPESLAAPELSLVGYRVDRLIARGGFATVLGGHRLSDNTPVALKVPPTGHSLAAALLTREAEALRLIGPPLTPALYELSPLEAGGRCMVMEYVAQPTLAQRLAEPSGPLPPQEFSSHALAMAEALDSLHTRGFIHCDLKPENLFLDADPARVRLIDFGLARSPALPPFPGDASTASAHAYAGTAEYMAPEQCAGSALLDARTDVYAFGVLLYEMLTGRPPFFGLHTQVLQSHLSLRPQRPSELAPVSPAVEAVVLQCLSKERFRRFDSGAAVRGALREALSQPVYSAPPVREAPARPASPEEPARPAQARRSVAVLLCSSTGNPVSIQKVLSGLGGQVAWRDGPRFAGVFDLNAGENPVQRAMRAAQELEERGLVTTALVDVATVTVQQRPGSPPRYLGSIFTRKERYPAATDTIPLMLTSAAADAVPDVSFASVPDREGLLRPVPAEVAPRTEATVLKLGSEVLIGRDEELKSFWASVRRALEERAPTLATVLGERGHGKSHFSAELAHRVRESLPRARVYTLRAREPVQGDPSGTLRTLLRLALHAFEKDDTGSVEEGRNAFFSRLGPELAAELWPGVSATLGWSAPDSPELQSRAAAPGALRSLAMRATGELLAAIARERPLCLLLDDAHFADEISLDALEYACLAETRVPLWIGVLARPEFERSRPAWGTRAAHRLRLTLEPLAPEHAQALCRTLLRPVDNVPAQAVERIVERARRVPLFLVELVRALKRQGLVRQRGDGGSWYLVTDELNTLPELRLVEWLADRELGALPPALAAHARLCALLGSDFTATSAEGVVRELEREGLAADFPLDPGHATRRLLDQGLLVEHRHEEISFRNELVREAVAHTLPEAERIHIHRAAFRFFESRSAAHERQLIPRLAFHAAVAGMREEALALYLDLAESARGRHAYLDAETLYTRALALLDSADELRGLTLYRGRGMMRYRIGRYEDSLADFTKAREMARRVADVRAEVEVLLDEAMARDWMNDYERSAACVDAAHARVGKVASTYVRARLLLGVGMTWFRKGRWAEACPPLEAAADSANLLGDAGYETRVVAQLLLAVILPNLGRITETAEVLEDVIASCTKRGDRFHLGSAINNRRNLWVSRKDLANAVKDQLRFMHLGRELGMVGWEYFAEHNLGELYYQAGDAGAAAPHIARAIDLERQHPEVASRPWGLLLDARVLAWEGKYAQAMERLAQVRGVLSRQRQASALSASEEVLFSMVELTTQDASQEAWQQLRLRSAEVSMEQEPLEVLEMMGLAALRRGEREEAVRVLKEALERAATIPNLMEGRLRRALERASSPA; encoded by the coding sequence GTGTGTCCACAGGGGGGCCCTGGCCTGAACGCCCCAGCGCCTCTGCCCGAGAGCCTCGCGGCCCCGGAGCTCTCTCTGGTGGGCTACCGCGTCGATCGCCTCATCGCGCGCGGCGGCTTCGCCACAGTGCTGGGCGGACACCGGCTCTCGGACAACACCCCCGTGGCCCTCAAGGTCCCTCCGACTGGCCATTCCCTGGCCGCCGCCCTGCTCACCCGCGAGGCCGAGGCGCTGCGGCTCATCGGCCCTCCGCTGACGCCCGCGCTGTATGAGCTGAGCCCGCTCGAGGCCGGTGGCCGCTGCATGGTGATGGAGTATGTGGCGCAGCCCACCCTGGCCCAGCGCCTGGCCGAGCCCTCCGGCCCCCTGCCGCCGCAGGAGTTCTCCTCGCACGCGCTCGCCATGGCGGAGGCGCTGGACTCGCTCCACACGCGGGGCTTCATCCACTGCGACCTCAAGCCGGAGAACCTCTTCCTGGACGCGGACCCCGCGCGCGTGCGGCTCATCGACTTCGGGCTGGCGCGCTCCCCGGCCCTGCCCCCCTTCCCCGGAGACGCCTCCACGGCCAGTGCGCACGCCTACGCGGGGACCGCGGAGTACATGGCCCCCGAGCAATGCGCGGGCTCCGCCCTGCTGGATGCGCGCACGGACGTCTACGCATTCGGGGTGCTCCTGTACGAGATGCTCACCGGGCGCCCCCCCTTCTTCGGCCTCCACACGCAGGTGCTTCAATCGCACCTCTCGCTGAGGCCCCAGCGCCCCTCGGAGCTGGCCCCCGTCTCACCGGCCGTGGAGGCCGTGGTGCTCCAGTGCCTCTCCAAGGAGCGCTTCCGGCGCTTCGACAGTGGGGCCGCTGTGCGCGGGGCGCTGCGCGAGGCGCTCTCCCAGCCCGTCTACTCTGCCCCGCCCGTCCGGGAAGCTCCCGCGCGTCCCGCTTCCCCCGAGGAGCCCGCTCGCCCCGCCCAGGCCCGCCGCTCGGTGGCGGTGCTGCTCTGCTCCTCCACCGGCAACCCCGTCTCCATCCAGAAGGTGCTGAGCGGGCTCGGCGGGCAGGTGGCCTGGCGCGACGGCCCCCGGTTCGCCGGCGTGTTCGATCTCAACGCCGGGGAGAATCCGGTGCAGCGGGCCATGCGCGCGGCGCAGGAGCTGGAGGAGCGCGGGCTGGTGACGACGGCGCTCGTGGACGTGGCCACCGTCACCGTGCAGCAGCGCCCGGGCTCGCCGCCGCGCTACCTGGGCAGCATCTTCACGCGCAAGGAGCGCTACCCCGCCGCCACGGACACCATCCCCCTGATGCTCACCTCCGCGGCGGCGGACGCCGTGCCCGACGTGAGCTTCGCGTCTGTCCCCGACCGCGAGGGCCTGCTGCGCCCCGTGCCCGCCGAAGTGGCGCCGCGCACGGAGGCCACCGTGCTCAAGCTCGGCAGCGAGGTGCTGATCGGCCGGGACGAGGAGCTGAAGTCCTTCTGGGCGAGCGTGCGCCGGGCGTTGGAGGAGCGCGCTCCCACGCTGGCCACGGTGCTGGGCGAGCGGGGCCACGGCAAGAGCCACTTCAGCGCGGAGCTGGCCCACCGGGTGCGCGAGTCCCTGCCCCGGGCCCGCGTCTACACGCTGCGCGCGCGCGAGCCCGTGCAGGGAGACCCCTCGGGCACCCTGCGCACGCTGCTGCGCCTGGCGCTCCACGCCTTCGAGAAGGATGACACCGGCTCGGTGGAGGAGGGCCGCAATGCCTTCTTCTCGCGGCTGGGGCCCGAGCTGGCCGCGGAGCTGTGGCCCGGCGTGTCCGCCACACTGGGGTGGTCCGCCCCGGACAGCCCCGAGCTGCAGAGCCGGGCCGCAGCACCGGGTGCGTTGCGCTCGCTGGCCATGCGCGCCACCGGAGAGCTGCTGGCGGCCATCGCCCGCGAGCGCCCGCTGTGCCTGCTGCTCGATGACGCGCACTTCGCGGATGAGATTTCGCTGGATGCGCTGGAGTACGCGTGTCTGGCGGAGACCCGGGTGCCTCTGTGGATCGGCGTGCTGGCGCGCCCGGAGTTCGAGCGCAGCCGTCCCGCCTGGGGCACGCGCGCCGCCCATCGACTCCGCCTCACCCTGGAGCCGCTGGCGCCCGAGCATGCGCAGGCACTGTGCCGCACGCTGCTGCGCCCGGTGGACAACGTGCCCGCTCAAGCGGTGGAGCGCATCGTCGAGCGCGCCCGCCGCGTGCCCCTCTTCTTGGTGGAGCTCGTGCGAGCCCTCAAGCGGCAGGGCCTGGTGCGCCAGCGCGGCGATGGGGGCAGTTGGTACCTCGTCACCGACGAGCTGAACACCCTCCCGGAGCTGCGGCTGGTGGAGTGGCTGGCGGACCGTGAGCTGGGGGCCCTCCCTCCGGCGCTGGCGGCGCACGCTCGGCTGTGCGCACTGCTGGGCTCGGACTTCACCGCCACCTCGGCCGAGGGCGTGGTGCGGGAGCTGGAGCGCGAGGGGCTCGCGGCGGACTTCCCGTTGGACCCGGGCCACGCCACGCGCCGGCTGTTGGACCAGGGGCTGCTGGTGGAGCACCGCCACGAGGAGATCAGCTTCCGCAACGAGCTGGTACGCGAGGCGGTGGCCCACACGCTGCCCGAGGCCGAGCGCATCCACATCCACCGCGCGGCCTTCCGCTTCTTCGAGAGCCGCAGCGCCGCCCACGAGCGGCAGCTCATCCCCCGGCTGGCCTTCCACGCGGCGGTGGCGGGCATGCGGGAGGAGGCGCTCGCGCTCTACTTGGATCTGGCCGAGTCCGCCCGCGGCCGTCACGCCTACCTGGACGCGGAGACACTCTACACACGCGCGCTGGCGCTGTTGGATTCGGCGGACGAGCTGCGCGGGCTGACGCTCTACCGGGGGCGGGGGATGATGCGCTACCGCATTGGCCGGTACGAGGACTCGCTGGCGGACTTCACGAAGGCGCGAGAGATGGCCCGGCGGGTGGCCGACGTGCGCGCCGAGGTGGAGGTGCTGCTGGACGAGGCGATGGCGCGGGACTGGATGAACGACTACGAGCGCTCGGCGGCCTGCGTGGATGCGGCGCATGCACGGGTGGGCAAGGTGGCCTCCACCTATGTCCGGGCACGGCTGCTGCTGGGCGTGGGCATGACGTGGTTCCGCAAGGGCCGCTGGGCGGAGGCCTGTCCTCCGCTGGAGGCGGCCGCGGACAGCGCGAACCTGCTGGGAGACGCGGGCTACGAGACGCGGGTGGTGGCGCAGTTGCTGCTGGCCGTCATCCTCCCCAACCTGGGCCGCATCACGGAGACAGCGGAGGTGCTGGAGGACGTCATCGCCTCGTGCACGAAGCGCGGTGACCGGTTCCACTTGGGCAGCGCCATCAACAACCGGCGCAACCTCTGGGTGTCGCGCAAGGACCTGGCCAACGCGGTGAAGGATCAGCTGCGGTTCATGCACCTGGGCCGCGAGCTGGGCATGGTGGGCTGGGAGTACTTCGCCGAGCACAACCTGGGAGAGCTGTACTACCAGGCGGGGGACGCGGGGGCGGCGGCGCCACACATTGCACGGGCCATCGACCTGGAGCGCCAGCACCCCGAGGTGGCATCTCGGCCCTGGGGGCTGCTGCTGGACGCGCGGGTGCTGGCCTGGGAGGGCAAGTACGCACAGGCGATGGAGCGGCTGGCGCAGGTGCGCGGGGTGCTGTCCCGGCAGCGGCAGGCCTCTGCGCTCAGCGCCTCCGAGGAGGTGCTCTTCTCCATGGTGGAGCTCACCACGCAGGACGCCAGCCAGGAGGCGTGGCAGCAGCTCCGGCTGCGCTCGGCGGAGGTGTCCATGGAGCAGGAGCCGCTGGAGGTGCTGGAGATGATGGGGCTGGCGGCGCTGCGGCGAGGAGAGCGCGAGGAGGCAGTGCGCGTCCTGAAGGAGGCGCTGGAGCGGGCCGCCACCATCCCCAACCTCATGGAAGGGCGGCTGCGACGAGCGCTGGAGCGGGCCTCGAGCCCGGCGTAG
- a CDS encoding mucoidy inhibitor MuiA family protein codes for MHTLSLTLWVLAATPSVSSVVVYPDRAQVTRAQTVTCTGRDTLARFEELPPAADPSSFRARADRGTVEGLLASEHTRQTRYGAEREKQEKQRVELERELAALEHARARALALDSLGSGLMNVALGRIRREFTEAKPDTRAWGTALDTALGSRLRASAEREAQASKLRTTSRALAELSTQEQRTLAASARIDRSVEVRLDCPSGTQARVELTYLVGGASWQPAYEARADEQGQRVELSTYATVKQASGEDWKEAQLVLSTAVPDENATPPELRPLFVSSRERKVERKVLVSREERQEHAQSGASTPPSGGESLHAKAQGLSVQLTVPERANVPGDGSEVRLRVARTPLQASFAWRTIPKLYPVVFRVARLTNTAPFPLLAGPVDVFRQTGFLGRQPLERVAQGAPFELTFGIEEGLRVERQVVEEVARDTGLFGGKRRFRYAYRFEVANYRKTPEQLEVSEHIPVSELEDVKVELDAKKTTAGYALDAADGIATWKLPLAPAEKRTVELVFHVDVPSSYDSGGLE; via the coding sequence ATGCACACCCTGTCCCTGACGTTGTGGGTGCTCGCCGCCACTCCCTCGGTGAGCTCCGTCGTCGTCTACCCCGACCGCGCCCAGGTGACGCGCGCGCAGACGGTGACGTGCACGGGCCGCGATACCCTGGCGCGCTTCGAGGAGCTGCCCCCTGCCGCGGATCCCTCCAGCTTCCGGGCGCGCGCCGACCGGGGCACCGTGGAGGGCCTGCTCGCCTCCGAGCACACGCGGCAGACGCGCTACGGCGCCGAGCGAGAGAAGCAGGAGAAGCAGCGCGTGGAGCTGGAGCGCGAGCTGGCCGCCCTGGAGCATGCCCGCGCGCGCGCCCTGGCCCTGGACTCGCTGGGCTCGGGCCTCATGAACGTGGCGCTCGGGCGCATCCGCCGCGAGTTCACCGAGGCCAAGCCGGACACCCGCGCGTGGGGCACCGCGCTGGACACGGCGCTCGGCTCCCGGCTGCGCGCCAGCGCCGAGCGGGAGGCCCAAGCCTCCAAGCTGCGCACCACCTCGCGCGCCCTGGCCGAGCTCTCCACCCAGGAGCAGCGGACGCTGGCGGCCTCGGCGCGCATCGACCGGAGCGTGGAGGTGCGGCTGGACTGCCCCTCGGGCACCCAGGCCCGCGTGGAGCTCACCTACCTGGTGGGCGGCGCCTCCTGGCAGCCGGCCTACGAGGCCCGCGCCGACGAGCAGGGCCAGCGGGTGGAGCTGTCCACCTACGCCACGGTGAAGCAGGCCTCCGGCGAGGACTGGAAGGAGGCGCAGCTGGTGCTCTCCACCGCCGTGCCGGATGAGAACGCCACGCCTCCGGAGCTGCGGCCCCTGTTCGTCTCCTCCCGGGAGCGCAAGGTGGAGCGCAAGGTGCTCGTGAGCCGCGAGGAGCGCCAGGAGCACGCGCAGTCGGGAGCCAGCACCCCTCCCTCCGGCGGAGAGTCCCTGCATGCCAAGGCCCAGGGGCTCTCCGTGCAGCTCACCGTACCGGAGCGGGCGAATGTGCCGGGAGACGGCTCGGAGGTGCGGCTGAGGGTGGCGCGCACCCCGCTCCAGGCCTCCTTCGCCTGGCGCACCATTCCCAAGCTGTACCCGGTGGTGTTCCGCGTGGCGCGGCTCACCAACACGGCGCCCTTCCCGCTGCTGGCGGGCCCGGTGGACGTGTTCCGGCAGACGGGCTTCCTCGGCCGCCAGCCGCTGGAGCGCGTGGCGCAAGGCGCCCCCTTCGAGCTGACGTTCGGCATCGAGGAGGGCCTGCGCGTGGAGCGGCAGGTGGTAGAGGAGGTGGCCCGGGACACGGGCCTCTTCGGCGGCAAGCGGCGCTTCCGCTACGCCTACCGCTTCGAGGTGGCCAACTACCGCAAGACGCCCGAGCAGCTCGAGGTGTCCGAGCACATCCCCGTGTCCGAGCTGGAGGACGTGAAGGTGGAGCTGGACGCGAAGAAGACGACGGCGGGCTACGCGCTGGACGCAGCGGACGGCATCGCCACCTGGAAGCTCCCGCTGGCTCCGGCGGAGAAGCGCACGGTGGAGCTCGTCTTCCACGTGGACGTACCCTCCAGCTACGACTCGGGCGGGCTCGAGTGA